Sequence from the Bacillus thuringiensis genome:
TTAAAGAAAGTAGAATCTTATCTTGGACAAGACTATCCATTAATTATTGGGGGAGAAAAAATCACTACAGAAGACAAAATTGTTTCTGTAAACCCTGCAAATAAAGAGGAACTTGTTGGTCGTGTTTCAAAAGCAAGCCGTGAGTTAGCTGAAAAAGCAATGCAAGTAGCGGATGAAACATTCCAAACTTGGAGAAAATCAAAGCCAGAAATGCGTGCAGACATTTTATTCCGTGCTGCAGCAATCGTTCGTCGCAGAAAACATGAATTCTCTGCTATTCTTGTAAAAGAAGCAGGTAAACCATGGAATGAGGCAGATGCTGATACAGCAGAAGCAATCGACTTTATGGAATATTATGGTCGTCAAATGTTGAAATTAAAAGACGGTATTCCAGTAGAAAGCCGTCCAATTGAATATAATCGTTTCTCTTACATTCCATTAGGAGTAGGTGTTATCATTTCTCCTTGGAATTTCCCATTCGCAATTATGGCAGGTATGACAACAGCTGCTTTAGTTTCTGGTAACACAGTATTACTAAAACCAGCTAGTACAACTCCTGTAGTAGCAGCGAAATTCATGGAAGTATTAGAAGAAGCTGGTTTACCAGCTGGCGTAGTAAACTTCGTTCCAGGTAACGGTTCTGAAGTTGGTGACTACTTAGTAGATCACCCTCGTACACGTTTCGTGAGCTTCACTGGATCTCGCGATGTAGGTATCCGTATTTATGAGCGTGCAGCGAAAGTAAACCCAGGCCAAATTTGGTTAAAACGCGTTATCGCTGAAATGGGTGGTAAAGATACAATCGTTGTTGATAAAGAAGCAGATCTTGAATTAGCAGCTAAATCTATCGTTGCATCAGCATTCGGATTCTCAGGACAAAAATGTTCTGCATGTTCTCGTGCAGTAATCCACGAAGATGTATACGATCACGTATTAAATCGTGCTGTTGAATTAACGAAAGAATTAACAGTTGCTAACCCAGCGGTATTAGGTACAAACATGGGGCCTGTTAATGACCAAGCTGCATTCGATAAAGTAATGAGCTATGTTGCAATTGGTAAAGAAGAAGGTAGAATCTTAGCTGGTGGCGAAGGAGACGATTCTAAAGGCTGGTTCATCCAACCAACAATCGTTGCTGACGTTGCAGAAGATGCTCGCTTAATGAAAGAAGAAATCTTTGGGCCAGTAGTAGCATTCTGTAAAGCAAAAGACTTTGACCATGCACTTGCAATTGCAAACAATACAGAATACGGTTTAACAGGTGCTGTTGTTACTAACAACCGTGACCATATTGAAAAAGCACGTGAAGACTTCCACGTAGGTAACTTATACTTCAACCGTGGATGTACTGGTGCAATCGTAGGTTACCAACCATTCGGTGGCTTTAACATGTCTGGTACAGACTCTAAAGCTGGTGGCCCTGACTACTTAGCACTTCACATGCAAGCAAAAACTACTTCTGAAACTTTATAAGAAATAGTAGAAGAGATCTTCGCAGTTTGCGAAGATCTCTTTTTTTTGAAAAACTTTCTATATGTGGATTAAGATAGATGTCAGTAGAAAAACTAATAAAGTAATAAGGTTTAATTCAGTAAAATAAGGTATATTTGTTGAATAGGTTCTCTTTAAAGAAAAGAAAAGTAGGTGAACAAAGTGGGAAAATATCAATTAGATTATAAAAGCCAGGTAGCTGTCGCAAAGTTTCATGAAAAGCAGACGCCTGCCAAATTTGATAAAAAGCAGCAAATTGAAAAATTGCGTGCGGAGTATTTGAAAAAGAAACAAACAGATAAATAATAGGAGAAATTAGTTAATTTGAATTTAAAAAACACTTACCATATATTACTATTTGGTAAGTGGAACTAGCTAAACCCTATTAATATCGGGATAAACATGTAAATAGAAACAAAACAAAGAGAAAAGTTGACTTATTAGTCATATTTTTTAGTATTCATTTTAAAAATTTCCTGTATAATACAATTTGAAAGAAAATCTATGGTTTGACAAGAAACACTCTTTTCGGTTTTGCTCACTGAAGAGAGTGTTTTTTTATAGCTAAAAACTCATCTGCACTCATTACATTTGCATATACTCCGTTTAAACTAGCCAAAATTGTGTTATGAATATAAACGGCTGGTATAGTAGCATTCTTAAAAGAAAGATCTTTTGTAGCACAAGCATCATGTATAACAGTACATTGAAAGCCGAAATCAAAAGCAGCTCTTACGGTAGCATCAATACACATATGAGTCATCATTCCGCATATGACGACGTGCTCAATGTCTAAACGTTGTAATTGTTTTAGAAGATCGGTTTCGCGGAAACTATTTGGATAATGTTTGAGTATAACGGTTTCTTCTCTAAGTGGACGTACGCTTTCATGAATATGCACACCTTCTGTATTGGGCAGGAAAAAAGTAGCATCATCTTTTATCGCTACATGTTGGATATGGAAAATAGGTTTGTTTTTCTTTCTAAAGAGTTGTAGTAGCTGACGGGCATATGCGCTTGCTTCTACTGGATTACGCAATTCCATCTTTCCGTGTGGAAAATAATCATTTTGAATATCAACGAGTAAAAGAGCTGTTTTCATATATTTATCTTCCTCCGATTTCATATTCAAATAATGGTATTCAATTAGTAGAGAAGATTATCCTTTTAAAAAATATGCAGGAGGAGAATTTTACATAACTTTAAAGGTTACTATTTTATTATGAAATTTCATCTGAAAATTTTAATAAAGGAATAATTAATATTTTTCTAAAAAATGTATTGACTCTTATTATTCTGAGTTCTATAATGAGAATTAATTAAATGACAATTAAATCGATACATTCTTATCCAGAGAGGTGGAGGGACTGGCCCTACGATACCTCAGCAACGGGTTTTTTAATACCGTGCTAACTCCAGCAAGTCTATGAAAGGCTTGGAAGATGAGAAGATGTGACCGAGTACATATAAGTGCTCTCCTTCTTATCTTTATGGTTGATAAGAAGGAGAGCACTTTTTATTTTACCTCGAAAGCTCTACTTCAAGTTTTTGCAGCAAATAGGAGGGGAAAAAATGATTTCTTTTAACAATGTAAGTAAAGTATATGAATCGGGTGGGCAATCTGTTCATGCGGTGGAGGATGTAACGTTATCTGTTGAGAAAGGTGAAATTTTTGGCATTATCGGTTTTAGTGGAGCTGGAAAGAGTACGTTATTACGCCTAGTAAACATGTTAGAGAGACCAACGGCAGGAACGATTTCAATAGATAATAAAGATATTACATCATTATCGACGAAAGAATTACGGAAGCTAAGACAAAGAATCGGGATGATTTTTCAAAGCTTTAATTTATTTAATTCAAGAACAGTTTTTGGGAATATTGCTTATCCATTAAAGTTAGCGAAAGTACCAAAGAATGAGATAAAAGAAAGAGTAAATGAACTGCTGAAGTTTGTAGGGTTAGAAGATAAGGCAAACAATTACCCAGAGCAGCTATCAGGCGGACAAAAGCAGCGTGTAGGTATTGCTAGAGCACTTGCAACATCACCAGATATTCTTATATGTGATGAGGCAACATCAGCTTTAGATCCAGAAACAACGACAGAGATTTTGAACTTATTAAAGAAGGTAAATAGAGAGTACAATTTAACAATCCTTCTTATTACACATGAAATGCATGTCGTGAAAGAAATTTGTCACCGTGTAGCTGTAATGGAAAAAGGAAAAGTAATTGAAGAAGGAAAATTGTTTGACGTGTTCACACAACCAAAAACAAAAACGACTCAAAACTTTGTACGTTCTGTTATTAATGATCATTTACCGGAAAGTGTTCTAGCGAAGATTCAAAATGGTGGACAGATTTACCGCTTAACTTTTACTGGTGAGGAGACAGGACAGCCGGTACTATCATATATCGCAAAAAATTATAACGTCGATGTAAATGTACTGTACGGAAATATTATTGAACTTCAAAATGTACTATTTGGAAATCTACTTGTAGAGCTGCAAGGTGATCAGAAGGAAATCCAAAAAGCATTACAACATCTAAGACTGCAAGTGCAGCTGAAGGAGGTAGAAGCTCATGCGAGTTGATTGGAGTATATTTTGGCCTCGCATATTAGATGCGACAGGGGATACCCTCTTAATGGTAATCGTAACCCTTATATTTGCTACAATTCTTGGTATACCTCTAGGTTTACTTTTATATGTAACGAGAAAAGGAAACTTTTTAGAAAATAAATGGGTCTTTTCTATTCTTAATATCATTATTAATACAATTCGTCCGGTTCCATTCATCATCTTCTTAGTAGCTTTAAGCCCGCTAACAAGAAGCGTTATTGGAACGACAATTGGAACAGCGGCAGCAATTTTCCCGATGACGTTAGTCGCATCAATTGGTATTGCTAGAATGGTTGAAACAAACCTTGTTTCAGTTCCGAAAGGAGTAATTGAAGCAGCGCAAGCGATGGGTGCTTCACCACTTAGAATTGTTTTTGAAATTCTCGTGCCAGAAGCATTAGCACCATTAATCTTAGGTGTCACGTTTATGACGGTTGGTTTAATTGAATTTTCTGCAGTTGCTGGGCTTGTCGGTGGTGGCGGTCTTGGCGACTTAGCAATGACATATGGTTATCAACGTTTTGATACATCAGTTATGTTCGTAACGGTCGTTTTACTTATTATTCTCGTACAGATAGCTCAAAATTTAGGAAACTACTTTGCGAAAGTCTTGTTACGCAGATCATAAAAAGGAAGAGAGGAAAAGAAAATGAAGAAAATTTTAGCATTTGCATTATCAGCGATTGTAGGGGTTTCAGCATTAAGTGGCTGCTCAAGTGGAGAAACGGGAGCAGGAGCGAAAGAAAAAGTAGTTCGCGTCGGTGTAACTGGAACGGATGGAGACGCTTGGGAAATTTTAAAGAAAAAAGCTGAAAAAGAAGGAATTAAAATTAAACTGGTCGAGTTCTCTGATTACACAACGCCAAATAAAGCGTTAGCTGATGGAGATA
This genomic interval carries:
- a CDS encoding cysteine hydrolase family protein produces the protein MKTALLLVDIQNDYFPHGKMELRNPVEASAYARQLLQLFRKKNKPIFHIQHVAIKDDATFFLPNTEGVHIHESVRPLREETVILKHYPNSFRETDLLKQLQRLDIEHVVICGMMTHMCIDATVRAAFDFGFQCTVIHDACATKDLSFKNATIPAVYIHNTILASLNGVYANVMSADEFLAIKKHSLQ
- the pruA gene encoding L-glutamate gamma-semialdehyde dehydrogenase, whose product is MVVAYKHEPFTDFSVEANKLAFEEGLKKVESYLGQDYPLIIGGEKITTEDKIVSVNPANKEELVGRVSKASRELAEKAMQVADETFQTWRKSKPEMRADILFRAAAIVRRRKHEFSAILVKEAGKPWNEADADTAEAIDFMEYYGRQMLKLKDGIPVESRPIEYNRFSYIPLGVGVIISPWNFPFAIMAGMTTAALVSGNTVLLKPASTTPVVAAKFMEVLEEAGLPAGVVNFVPGNGSEVGDYLVDHPRTRFVSFTGSRDVGIRIYERAAKVNPGQIWLKRVIAEMGGKDTIVVDKEADLELAAKSIVASAFGFSGQKCSACSRAVIHEDVYDHVLNRAVELTKELTVANPAVLGTNMGPVNDQAAFDKVMSYVAIGKEEGRILAGGEGDDSKGWFIQPTIVADVAEDARLMKEEIFGPVVAFCKAKDFDHALAIANNTEYGLTGAVVTNNRDHIEKAREDFHVGNLYFNRGCTGAIVGYQPFGGFNMSGTDSKAGGPDYLALHMQAKTTSETL
- a CDS encoding methionine ABC transporter permease, coding for MRVDWSIFWPRILDATGDTLLMVIVTLIFATILGIPLGLLLYVTRKGNFLENKWVFSILNIIINTIRPVPFIIFLVALSPLTRSVIGTTIGTAAAIFPMTLVASIGIARMVETNLVSVPKGVIEAAQAMGASPLRIVFEILVPEALAPLILGVTFMTVGLIEFSAVAGLVGGGGLGDLAMTYGYQRFDTSVMFVTVVLLIILVQIAQNLGNYFAKVLLRRS
- a CDS encoding methionine ABC transporter ATP-binding protein; its protein translation is MISFNNVSKVYESGGQSVHAVEDVTLSVEKGEIFGIIGFSGAGKSTLLRLVNMLERPTAGTISIDNKDITSLSTKELRKLRQRIGMIFQSFNLFNSRTVFGNIAYPLKLAKVPKNEIKERVNELLKFVGLEDKANNYPEQLSGGQKQRVGIARALATSPDILICDEATSALDPETTTEILNLLKKVNREYNLTILLITHEMHVVKEICHRVAVMEKGKVIEEGKLFDVFTQPKTKTTQNFVRSVINDHLPESVLAKIQNGGQIYRLTFTGEETGQPVLSYIAKNYNVDVNVLYGNIIELQNVLFGNLLVELQGDQKEIQKALQHLRLQVQLKEVEAHAS